The following are encoded together in the Myxococcus virescens genome:
- the rapZ gene encoding RNase adapter RapZ, with translation MTAPAKQIVIITGMSGSGKSTAIRALEDSGFFCIDNLPVLLLPKLTELAGGGHFERMALVVDVREGVFLKDAPRILAEVRRAGHQVEVLFLDSSDDSLIRRFSETRRRHPLAPNGTVAEGIKAERQALRDLRELADQVIDSSTLNVHDLKRMVQARFSPEPAAGPSLSIMSFGYRYGVPPQADLVLDVRFLPNPYFVPELKGLTGKVPKVAAYVLEREETQQFLEKVVDLCRFLFPRYQKEGKAYLTVALGCTGGKHRSVAIAAELTRRLTDEDTRVQLWDRDIEKE, from the coding sequence GTGACCGCCCCCGCGAAACAAATCGTCATCATCACCGGCATGTCCGGGTCCGGTAAGTCCACCGCCATCCGCGCGTTGGAGGATTCGGGCTTCTTCTGTATCGACAACCTGCCGGTGTTGCTCTTGCCCAAGCTCACGGAGCTGGCGGGCGGCGGCCACTTCGAGCGCATGGCGCTGGTGGTGGACGTCCGCGAAGGCGTCTTCCTCAAGGACGCGCCCCGCATCCTCGCGGAGGTCCGCCGCGCCGGGCACCAGGTGGAAGTGCTCTTCCTGGACTCCAGCGACGACAGCCTCATCCGCCGCTTCAGCGAGACGCGCCGCCGCCACCCGCTGGCGCCCAACGGCACCGTCGCCGAGGGCATCAAGGCGGAGCGCCAGGCGCTGCGTGACTTGCGCGAGCTGGCCGACCAGGTCATCGACTCGTCCACGCTGAACGTGCATGACTTGAAGCGCATGGTGCAGGCGCGCTTCAGCCCGGAGCCCGCCGCGGGCCCCAGCCTGTCCATCATGTCGTTTGGCTACCGCTACGGCGTGCCGCCCCAGGCGGACCTCGTCCTGGACGTGCGCTTCCTGCCCAATCCGTACTTCGTCCCGGAGCTGAAGGGGCTCACGGGCAAGGTGCCGAAGGTGGCGGCCTACGTGCTGGAGCGTGAGGAGACACAGCAGTTCCTCGAGAAGGTCGTGGACCTCTGCCGCTTCCTCTTCCCTCGCTACCAGAAGGAGGGGAAGGCGTACCTCACCGTGGCCCTGGGCTGCACCGGCGGCAAGCACCGCTCCGTCGCCATCGCCGCCGAGCTCACCCGGCGCCTGACGGACGAAGACACCCGCGTCCAGCTCTGGGACCGGGACATCGAGAAGGAATAG